Proteins found in one Oscillospiraceae bacterium genomic segment:
- a CDS encoding diacylglycerol kinase family lipid kinase codes for MDCANKKLLLIVNPTAGRMRVVRYIGKIKKILSDGGYSVSVHMTSARAEATRLLAASAGDYDVIGCCGGDGTLNEVISGVLLSGKDVPIGYIPSGTTNDLAKSLGLSTSIIKATLNLLTGEPYFEDIGKFQDRYFTYVASFGAFTRVSYETPQKDKNLFGHAAYLMGGLCSIGDIKPFRVKVTCDGNVSEGDFIFGAVTNSTSVGGVMRLSDDQVNLRDGKFEVMLIRNPENAAQIGQLIDETVNRHYDGKLIALHHASEIRFESQTPLAWTLDGESGGEYTDCKAVNLHHAVRLILPR; via the coding sequence ATGGACTGTGCGAATAAAAAACTACTTTTAATCGTCAATCCGACCGCGGGCCGCATGCGTGTGGTTCGATATATCGGTAAAATCAAAAAGATCCTCTCCGACGGCGGATACTCCGTCTCGGTACATATGACCTCGGCGCGCGCCGAGGCCACCCGTCTGCTCGCGGCATCGGCGGGTGACTATGACGTCATCGGCTGCTGCGGCGGCGACGGCACGCTCAACGAAGTCATCAGCGGCGTGCTGCTGTCGGGCAAGGACGTCCCGATCGGCTATATCCCCAGCGGTACGACCAATGATTTAGCAAAATCGCTGGGCCTTTCAACCTCTATCATCAAAGCGACGCTCAACCTCCTGACAGGAGAGCCCTACTTCGAGGACATCGGCAAATTCCAAGACCGCTATTTCACTTATGTGGCCTCATTCGGCGCATTCACAAGAGTCTCGTACGAGACCCCGCAAAAAGACAAAAACCTCTTCGGTCACGCCGCCTATCTGATGGGCGGCCTGTGCAGCATCGGAGACATCAAACCGTTCCGGGTCAAAGTCACCTGTGACGGGAATGTCAGCGAGGGTGACTTCATCTTCGGCGCGGTGACCAACTCGACTTCGGTCGGCGGTGTGATGCGGCTCTCCGACGATCAGGTCAACCTGCGCGACGGTAAATTCGAGGTCATGTTGATACGAAACCCCGAAAACGCCGCACAGATCGGTCAATTGATCGACGAGACGGTCAACCGGCATTACGACGGAAAACTGATTGCCCTGCACCACGCCTCCGAAATTCGTTTCGAGTCGCAAACTCCATTGGCCTGGACGCTCGACGGCGAAAGCGGCGGCGAATACACCGACTGCAAGGCTGTCAATCTGCACCACGCCGTCCGGCTGATTCTGCCGCGTTAA
- a CDS encoding DUF4830 domain-containing protein: MMVWSFKLNKKILAFALILIAAIIVVVLIATGGRVEGPEQTSSRSNAVTTKADLVEFIKQFGWEIDETSEETIAIYIPKNFDTVLERYNTIQKNQGYDLTKYRGEKATRYTYVITNYPGIDDKVVINVIVHDGEVIGGDVCCKALGGFMHGFSPERTEASTLAEVSMPVNIESEIVEPTVVPEEVIGPSN; encoded by the coding sequence ATGATGGTATGGTCTTTCAAACTAAACAAGAAGATCCTCGCCTTTGCGTTGATTTTGATCGCGGCGATCATTGTGGTGGTTTTAATCGCAACCGGCGGCAGGGTCGAAGGTCCCGAGCAGACCTCCTCGCGCAGCAATGCCGTGACGACCAAAGCCGATCTGGTCGAATTTATCAAACAGTTCGGCTGGGAGATTGACGAGACATCCGAGGAGACAATTGCGATCTACATTCCGAAAAATTTCGACACGGTGCTCGAGCGGTATAATACGATTCAGAAAAATCAAGGTTACGACCTGACCAAATACCGCGGCGAAAAAGCCACCCGCTACACCTATGTCATCACCAACTACCCGGGCATCGACGACAAAGTGGTCATCAACGTGATTGTGCATGACGGTGAGGTCATCGGCGGCGACGTCTGCTGCAAGGCGCTAGGCGGCTTTATGCACGGTTTCTCGCCCGAACGCACCGAGGCGTCAACCTTAGCAGAGGTCTCGATGCCGGTCAATATCGAGAGTGAGATTGTCGAACCGACCGTTGTTCCCGAAGAAGTCATCGGCCCAAGTAATTAG
- a CDS encoding ABC transporter permease encodes MKEQRSIIKTLAAPDISKAAGAISSIIAIAVGLIFGFFIMLISDPQQAWAGFKMILTGGLSSGKDFGNVLYYATPIIMTGLSVAFAFKTSLFNIGASGQFIMGAYGAVLVGVKLSSLGQIQWFVALLAAMVFGAVWAILPGVLKAFFNVNEVISCIMLNYIGMYTVNMLVKETVFHQYTNRSLPVAETANIPKMGLDKLFPESMVGGGIIVAIIVAIIMAIILNKTTFGYELKACGINRSAARYAGINEKKSIILAMVFSGALAGIGGGLLYLSGTGIYITVVDTMAPQGFDGISVALLGMSNPIGALFAGLFIAYITVGGSKMQLVGFVPEIISIITAIIIYCAAFSLMIRNFFVDRRMRKLNKQDEEESVKKETLKSPPEGDSKGGGNV; translated from the coding sequence ATGAAAGAGCAGAGAAGCATCATCAAAACGCTTGCAGCCCCCGACATCTCCAAGGCGGCCGGCGCGATCTCTTCAATCATCGCAATCGCAGTTGGCTTGATTTTCGGATTCTTCATTATGCTCATCAGCGATCCCCAGCAGGCCTGGGCCGGATTTAAGATGATTCTGACCGGCGGCCTGTCCTCGGGCAAGGACTTCGGCAACGTCCTGTATTATGCCACGCCGATCATCATGACCGGCCTCTCGGTCGCGTTCGCGTTTAAGACAAGCTTGTTCAATATCGGCGCTTCCGGGCAATTCATCATGGGCGCTTACGGAGCGGTTCTGGTCGGTGTGAAACTGTCTTCATTGGGACAGATACAGTGGTTCGTCGCACTGTTGGCCGCTATGGTATTCGGTGCGGTTTGGGCGATTTTACCCGGTGTTTTAAAGGCGTTCTTCAATGTCAATGAAGTAATTTCGTGCATCATGCTCAATTACATCGGCATGTACACGGTCAATATGCTTGTCAAGGAAACCGTATTCCACCAATATACCAACCGTTCGCTTCCGGTTGCCGAGACCGCCAACATCCCGAAGATGGGACTGGATAAGCTCTTTCCGGAATCGATGGTCGGCGGCGGCATCATCGTGGCAATTATCGTTGCGATTATTATGGCGATCATTTTGAACAAAACCACTTTCGGTTATGAACTCAAGGCCTGCGGCATCAACCGCAGCGCCGCCAGATACGCCGGCATCAATGAGAAAAAGAGTATCATTCTCGCCATGGTCTTCTCCGGTGCGCTCGCCGGAATCGGCGGCGGGCTGCTTTATCTGTCGGGAACGGGCATTTATATCACGGTTGTTGATACGATGGCGCCGCAGGGATTTGACGGTATTTCGGTGGCCTTGCTCGGGATGTCCAATCCCATCGGGGCGCTGTTCGCCGGTCTTTTTATCGCCTATATCACCGTCGGCGGCTCAAAAATGCAATTGGTCGGATTTGTACCCGAAATTATCAGCATCATTACGGCAATCATCATCTACTGCGCCGCTTTCTCGCTGATGATCCGCAACTTCTTTGTCGACCGCAGAATGCGTAAGCTCAACAAACAGGACGAAGAAGAAAGCGTGAAAAAGGAGACTTTGAAGTCACCACCGGAGGGTGATTCGAAAGGAGGCGGCAACGTATGA
- a CDS encoding ABC transporter ATP-binding protein codes for MDYIIEMRGITKEFPGIRANDNVTLQVKKGEIHALLGENGAGKSTLMSVLFGMYEPEEGEIFLRGEKVKITGPKAANDLGIGMVHQHFKLVHNFTVLQNIILGDETTKLGFLKMEQARKKVIALSERYGLKVEPDALISDITVGMQQRVEILKMLYRDNEILIFDEPTAVLTPQEITELMQIMRELIKEGKSILFITHKLEEIKAVADRCTVLRLGKYIGTVNVKDVTVEQLSEMMVGRKVDLVVHKDPKKPECCVLQVEGLTMKTRGSTKEKLKNINFEVQAGEIVCIAGVDGNGQSELIYALTGLMSPDGGKILFKGEDITRRSIRYRNTHGMSHIPEDRHKYGLVLDYTLAENLVLQQYFEPRFSTAGFLKKREINAYAKTLVQQFDIRTGAGISTKARSMSGGNQQKAIAAREIARDPELLLAVQPTRGLDVGAIEYMHRQIVRARDNNKAVLVVSFELSEVMNLADRILVMFDGQIVADVKPEQVTENELGLYMAGAKGVGKK; via the coding sequence ATGGATTATATCATCGAAATGCGGGGCATCACCAAAGAGTTTCCCGGCATCCGGGCAAACGACAATGTGACACTGCAGGTGAAAAAGGGCGAGATTCATGCACTGCTCGGGGAGAACGGCGCGGGGAAATCGACTCTGATGAGCGTACTCTTCGGGATGTATGAACCGGAGGAGGGCGAGATCTTCCTGCGTGGTGAAAAGGTGAAAATCACCGGACCTAAGGCTGCCAACGATCTCGGCATCGGCATGGTGCATCAGCACTTTAAACTCGTCCATAACTTTACGGTTTTACAAAATATCATCCTCGGAGATGAGACCACCAAATTGGGCTTTCTCAAAATGGAGCAGGCCCGTAAAAAAGTCATCGCGCTTTCAGAGCGTTACGGCCTCAAAGTCGAACCCGACGCGTTGATCTCCGACATTACAGTCGGGATGCAGCAGCGCGTTGAAATTTTAAAGATGCTTTACCGTGACAACGAAATTTTAATTTTTGACGAGCCAACCGCGGTTTTAACGCCGCAGGAGATCACCGAGCTGATGCAGATTATGCGTGAGCTGATCAAAGAGGGAAAATCGATTTTGTTTATCACCCATAAGCTCGAGGAGATCAAAGCCGTCGCCGACCGCTGCACGGTATTGCGGTTGGGGAAATACATCGGGACCGTCAACGTGAAAGACGTTACGGTCGAGCAATTATCAGAGATGATGGTGGGCCGCAAGGTCGACCTCGTCGTCCATAAGGACCCGAAAAAGCCCGAATGCTGTGTGCTGCAGGTTGAGGGATTGACCATGAAGACCCGCGGCAGCACCAAGGAAAAACTGAAAAATATCAATTTTGAGGTACAAGCGGGCGAAATTGTGTGTATCGCCGGCGTCGACGGCAACGGTCAGAGTGAGTTGATTTATGCGCTGACCGGATTGATGAGTCCCGACGGCGGTAAAATTTTATTTAAGGGTGAGGATATCACCCGCCGCAGTATCCGGTACCGCAACACCCACGGCATGTCGCATATTCCCGAGGACCGGCACAAATACGGCTTGGTGCTCGATTACACGCTGGCTGAGAATCTCGTGCTCCAGCAATATTTTGAACCCCGCTTTTCGACCGCGGGCTTTTTGAAAAAACGTGAAATAAACGCTTACGCCAAGACGTTGGTCCAGCAGTTTGACATCCGTACCGGTGCGGGCATTTCGACCAAGGCGCGCAGCATGTCCGGCGGCAACCAGCAGAAAGCCATCGCCGCACGCGAGATCGCGCGAGATCCCGAATTGCTGCTGGCGGTCCAGCCCACACGCGGCCTCGACGTTGGCGCAATTGAATATATGCACCGCCAGATCGTGCGGGCGCGTGACAACAATAAAGCGGTTTTGGTGGTCTCGTTTGAACTTTCGGAGGTTATGAATCTGGCTGACCGGATTCTGGTTATGTTCGACGGGCAGATCGTCGCTGACGTGAAACCCGAGCAGGTCACCGAAAACGAACTCGGCCTCTATATGGCAGGCGCGAAAGGGGTGGGGAAGAAATGA
- a CDS encoding CHAP domain-containing protein, whose translation MHKFTQKTITLLAAFMMTAGAFGCSKSENTSSSPGQITLGQLSSASSSSAVSSVVSVSSAETSSSAFSTAPSMPPSSAAASQEPQEVTLDEFIETFIGIAEEQPQYPVQDGKTIYGELFNNPYAQWCTEFVMYCLKQADNQLGTEFIGTIYPWRDSAYATGLWFKRENRYFDAHGSFIPSRGDLIIFDSVYAGYPNHIGIVTGTVVEGGITYITTIEGNIPEDEISQVRRRKIAVTDPIIMGYCSAAVTTEYTGPLDQY comes from the coding sequence ATGCACAAATTTACCCAAAAAACAATAACGCTGCTCGCCGCTTTTATGATGACGGCGGGCGCGTTTGGCTGTTCCAAAAGCGAAAACACTTCATCTTCACCCGGTCAAATCACACTCGGTCAACTCTCGTCTGCCTCATCTTCTTCGGCAGTGTCTTCCGTCGTCTCCGTGAGTTCTGCAGAAACATCTTCATCTGCGTTCTCCACAGCGCCCTCCATGCCGCCTTCTTCGGCTGCCGCTTCACAAGAACCGCAGGAAGTGACCCTCGATGAGTTCATCGAGACCTTTATCGGCATCGCCGAAGAACAGCCGCAGTATCCGGTCCAAGACGGCAAGACAATTTACGGGGAGTTGTTTAATAATCCATATGCTCAGTGGTGCACCGAGTTTGTAATGTACTGCCTCAAACAGGCCGACAATCAACTCGGCACTGAATTTATCGGAACCATCTATCCTTGGCGCGATTCAGCCTATGCCACCGGACTTTGGTTTAAACGAGAAAATCGCTATTTCGACGCCCACGGCAGCTTTATTCCGTCGCGCGGTGATCTGATCATCTTTGACAGCGTATACGCCGGCTATCCCAATCACATCGGCATTGTGACCGGTACTGTGGTCGAGGGCGGCATCACCTATATCACCACCATCGAGGGCAACATTCCTGAAGACGAAATCAGTCAGGTTCGCCGCCGTAAAATTGCAGTGACAGACCCGATTATTATGGGGTATTGCAGCGCAGCGGTTACGACTGAATATACCGGCCCTCTTGACCAATATTGA
- a CDS encoding BMP family ABC transporter substrate-binding protein has product MRKALSVLLAVVMMVTLAAFVGCSSKTSTPSTTSSVESSVPAESSVPAESSVPAESSVPAESSVPAESSAPVESSAPVESSAPVSSEATEPTETYDLAMITDLGTIDDKSFNQGTWEGLVQYAEEHNITHKYYQPKEGSNAAYLDAIDLAVQGGAKVIVTPGFLFEVPIYEAQTKYPDVKFVLVDGQPHTEDYGTYKTESNVLCILFAEEQAGFFAGYAAVKDGFTEMGFQGGVSVPAVIRYGYGFLQGAEQAAKEMGLAEGSIHVKYNYSGDFAATPENQTRAAGWYSAGTQVIFACGGSVGNSVMAAAEAQTDKWVIGVDVDQYNESATIITSALKELGVSVYQALESYYAGTFEGGTTWTLNATRNGVGLAMDHNKFLTFKAADYTACFNKVVDGTYVVNSASDIAIADLGLKYVVVTEITD; this is encoded by the coding sequence ATGAGAAAAGCGCTTTCTGTCTTGCTTGCCGTCGTGATGATGGTGACGCTGGCGGCCTTTGTCGGCTGCTCAAGCAAAACATCCACACCTTCGACGACGTCGTCGGTGGAATCTTCCGTTCCGGCTGAGTCTTCCGTTCCGGCCGAATCTTCCGTTCCGGCTGAATCTTCCGTTCCGGCTGAATCTTCCGTTCCGGCTGAATCTTCCGCTCCGGTCGAGTCTTCCGCTCCGGTCGAGTCTTCCGCTCCGGTTTCGTCCGAAGCCACTGAGCCCACGGAGACATATGATCTTGCAATGATCACCGATCTCGGCACAATCGACGACAAATCCTTTAACCAGGGTACTTGGGAAGGCCTTGTCCAATATGCCGAAGAGCACAACATTACCCATAAGTATTACCAGCCCAAAGAGGGCAGCAACGCTGCTTATCTTGATGCTATTGATCTGGCCGTTCAGGGCGGCGCCAAGGTTATCGTGACCCCGGGCTTCTTGTTCGAGGTTCCGATTTATGAGGCACAGACCAAATATCCGGACGTCAAATTCGTTCTGGTTGACGGACAGCCCCACACCGAGGATTACGGCACCTATAAGACCGAGAGCAACGTTCTGTGCATCCTTTTTGCCGAGGAGCAGGCGGGTTTCTTCGCCGGTTATGCGGCAGTTAAAGACGGTTTCACCGAAATGGGCTTCCAGGGCGGCGTCTCCGTTCCGGCCGTTATCCGTTACGGCTACGGCTTCCTGCAGGGTGCCGAACAGGCCGCAAAGGAAATGGGCCTTGCTGAGGGCTCCATCCATGTGAAATACAACTACTCCGGTGATTTCGCCGCGACCCCCGAAAATCAGACGCGTGCAGCCGGTTGGTATTCCGCCGGCACACAGGTCATCTTCGCCTGCGGCGGTTCTGTCGGTAACTCCGTCATGGCCGCAGCTGAGGCACAGACCGATAAATGGGTCATCGGTGTCGACGTCGACCAGTACAACGAGTCCGCGACCATCATCACTTCCGCGTTGAAGGAACTGGGCGTATCCGTGTATCAGGCCCTTGAGTCCTATTATGCCGGCACCTTCGAGGGCGGCACAACCTGGACCCTCAATGCCACCCGCAACGGCGTAGGCCTGGCGATGGATCACAACAAGTTCCTCACCTTCAAAGCAGCCGATTATACCGCTTGCTTCAACAAGGTCGTCGACGGTACTTATGTTGTCAACAGCGCTTCCGATATCGCGATCGCTGATCTGGGTCTGAAGTACGTTGTTGTCACTGAGATCACAGACTAA
- a CDS encoding RidA family protein has protein sequence MEKKIIACSLAPKALGPYCQAVETGGFVFCSGMVGVNPETNTAPEGVEAQARQIMENIKGLLSSQGLTLDNIVKTTIFLKNMDDFGKVNEIYGSYFTGNPPARSCVEVSRLPKDFLIEIESIVKR, from the coding sequence ATGGAGAAAAAAATTATTGCATGCAGTTTAGCGCCCAAAGCGCTCGGTCCCTATTGTCAGGCGGTCGAAACCGGCGGTTTCGTCTTCTGTTCCGGCATGGTCGGCGTCAATCCCGAGACCAACACCGCACCCGAGGGCGTTGAAGCGCAGGCCCGCCAGATCATGGAAAACATCAAAGGGTTACTCTCTTCTCAGGGACTGACGCTCGACAACATCGTCAAAACCACGATCTTCTTAAAAAACATGGATGATTTCGGCAAAGTCAACGAGATCTACGGCTCTTATTTTACCGGTAACCCGCCGGCGCGTTCCTGCGTTGAGGTCTCGCGGCTGCCCAAGGACTTTTTAATCGAGATCGAGAGCATCGTCAAACGCTGA